A single window of Oligoflexus sp. DNA harbors:
- a CDS encoding response regulator has product MAKILIVDDSETLRIQLREALEGAGHKVIEGVDGADGLRQAVENKDINMIITDFNMPQMDGVTMASKVREIPELAKVPMLMLTTEATPDIKAAGKAAGILAWIVKPLVPSKVLPAIEKVLSR; this is encoded by the coding sequence ATGGCAAAGATTCTGATTGTCGATGACTCGGAAACCCTCCGTATCCAGTTGCGGGAAGCGTTGGAAGGGGCTGGCCACAAGGTCATCGAAGGTGTTGATGGGGCTGATGGTCTCAGACAAGCTGTCGAGAACAAAGACATCAACATGATCATCACTGACTTCAACATGCCCCAGATGGACGGCGTGACGATGGCCTCGAAAGTTCGGGAAATCCCTGAGCTTGCCAAGGTGCCCATGCTCATGCTGACGACGGAAGCCACGCCCGATATTAAAGCTGCTGGTAAAGCTGCTGGTATTTTGGCTTGGATCGTGAAGCCTTTGGTTCCTTCCAAAGTGCTCCCCGCGATTGAAAAAGTCTTGAGTCGCTAA
- a CDS encoding NAD-dependent epimerase/dehydratase family protein, whose product MRILITGATGFIGRSLCTRLLCDGHELTLLLRRPESLPGDWSLPCQTLIWDPTKSECPHDLESFDAVVNLMGESIAKGAWTSERKEAIQKSRGLATRRLGAALAKRKTPLSCFVSTSAIGFYPYDSEP is encoded by the coding sequence GTGAGAATACTCATCACTGGTGCCACTGGATTTATTGGACGATCGCTTTGCACACGTCTCCTCTGTGACGGCCACGAACTGACTCTCTTGCTACGCCGTCCCGAAAGTCTGCCTGGCGACTGGAGTTTGCCCTGCCAGACTTTGATTTGGGATCCTACGAAATCTGAATGTCCCCATGATCTGGAATCATTCGATGCGGTGGTGAATCTCATGGGGGAGTCCATCGCCAAAGGTGCGTGGACTTCGGAGCGCAAGGAAGCCATTCAAAAATCCCGAGGTCTAGCCACAAGGCGCTTGGGAGCCGCACTGGCCAAACGCAAGACTCCGCTCAGCTGTTTCGTGAGCACATCGGCCATCGGTTTTTATCCCTACGATTCTGAACCTTT